A stretch of DNA from Bacillus sp. NP157:
GTTTACGTCAAAGTGTCGGACCCACGGCCCCCATTCAGGACTCCCCGGCTGTGTCAACGGAGTGAAGAGCAAACCGTCACTAGACGACAGCCCCCGCAAGAGGCAACCTTGCGGGCTTCCGTGACACGACAGGCTTCCCCATCATGGCTAACGTTAGCGCCGCGGCGCCGACCCTGCTCGCCGACCTCGGCGGCACGAACGTGCGGTTTGGCATCGCCCATCCGGAACAAGGGCAGCCCCTCGTCCAGGAAAGCATCCGGCGTTACCACGTGAAGGACTATGCCTCGCTGGCCGACGCCGCGAAGCAGTATTTCAAGGAAACCGGGCACGAAGCCCAGCGCGCCATCATCGCCGCGGCCGGCCGCATCGATAACGGCGAGACGGTCAAGGTCACCAACAACCCCTGGGCCATCTCGGCCAAGAAGCTCGCTGCCGACCTCGACCTCGAGTGGGTCCACCTGGTCAACGACTTCGCCGCCCAGTCCATGGCCGTGATGCTGATGAGCGCGGACAAGGTCGTCGACAAGGACGGCAACACCGAACTCACGCCGGTCGGCAAGGTCGCCGTGCCGCGCATCGGCGGAAAGGACGAGCAGACCTTCGTGGTCGTCGGTCCGGGCACCGGCCTCGGCGTCGGCGGCCTGCTGATCCGTGGCGACAAGGTCAGCGTGCTGCAGACCGAGGGCGGCCACGCCGGCTTCGCGGCCCATAGCGCCGAGGACATCGAGATCCTCAAGGTGCTCAACCTGCGCTACGGCCGTGTCTCCAACGAGCGCCTGATCAGCGGCGGCGGCCTGGTCAACCTGTACGACGCCATCTGCGAGATCTCCGGCCAGAAGCCGGACGAGGGCATCACCCCGGAAGTGGTGACCCAGCGTGCGCTGGATGGCTCCTGCCCGATGTGCCAGCGTGCCGTGGAAACCTTCGCCGGCATCTTCGGCAGCGTCGCCGGCGACCTCGTGCTGACGCTCGGTGCGTGGGACGGTGTTTACCTCACCGGCGGCATGACGCCGATCCTGCTGCCTTGGATCCAGAAGCACTTCCGCGAGCGCTTCGAAGCGAAGGGTCGTTTCCGCGACACGATGGAAAACGTGCCCACCCAGGCGATCATGAATCCCGAGCCGGGCCTGATCGGCGGCGCCGCGCTGGCGATCGTCGAGGCGGGTGGGTCGCCGCTGCGGCGGTAAGCGGTAGGCCTGCGGGGCGTCAATCGCGCGCAGGCGCGCTCCTACACGGTCGCGACACCCGTTGCGCGCTCCTACACGGTTGCGACACCCGCTGTAGGAGCGCGCCTGCGCGCGAGGCTCTTACGCCGAAGGCGCCAGCAACGCATCCAGGTCGCTCTCGTCGAATGACAGCCGCTCACGACTGCCACCGCCCTCGAGCACCGCATCGGCCAGCGCCGCCTTGCGCAACTTCAGCTCTTCGATACGCTCTTCCACCGTGCCCGCGGTGATCAACCGGTAAACGAACACCGGCTTGTCCTGCCCGATGCGATGCGCGCGATCGCTCGCCTGCGCCTCGGCGGCGGGGTTCCACCACGGGTCGTAATGGATGACGGTGTCGGCCGAGGTGAGGTTGAGGCCCACGCCACCCGCTTTCAGCGAGAGCAGGAACAGCGGCACTTCGCCATCCTGGAAACGCTGCACGGGCTCGGCGCGATCGCGGGTTTCGCCGGTGAGCGTGACGTAACTCAGGCGGCGGCGATCGAGCTCGTTGGCGATGAGCTTCAGCATCTCGGTGAACTGGCTGAACAACAACACGCGACGGCCTTCGGCCAATAGCGCGGGCAGCATGTCCATCAGCAGTTCGAACTTCGCCGACTCACGCACGCCACGCGCGGCCTCGAGTTTCACGAGGCGCGGATCGCAGCAGACCTGGCGCAGTTTCAACAGGGCGTCGAGCACCACGATGCCGCTGTGCGCGATGCCACGCTGTGCGATGACCTCGCGCAGTTCTTCGGCCAGCGAAAGCCGCAGGCTTTCGTAGAGATCGCGCTGGCGCGGCTCCATTACGACGCGTCGCGTGATCTCGGTCTTCGCGGGCAGCTCGGAGGCCACCTGTGCCTTCGTGCGGCGCAGGATGAAGGGGGCGATGCGCCGGTTGAGGCGCTCCTGCACGCTCACGTCCTGGTGCTTCTCGATGGGTGCGCGGTAGTGGCGACGGAACGCGCCCTCGTCGCCAAGCAGACCAGGCACCGCCAGGTCGATCTGCGACCACAACTCACCCAGGTGGTTTTCCAGCGGCGTGCCGGTGAGGCACAGGCAGCGCGGGATCTTCAACGCGAGCAGCGCCCGGCGTGCCTGCGTGCGCGGGTTTTTCACCTGCTGCGCTTCGTCCAGCACTACTAGCGAGAACGGCTGCTTCTTCAACGCCTCGACGTCGCGCGGCAACAGCGCGTACGTCGTCAGGATGACGTCGTTCGCGGCCATCCGGGTAAACGTCTCGGCGCGTTGCGGGCCGTGCAGCGCCAGCAGGCGCAGGCTCGGGGCGAAGCGCGCCACTTCGGAGGCCCAGTTCGGCACCAGGCTGGTCGGCACGACGACGAGCGCCGGCGCCTCGAGCTGGCCGGTCTCCTTCAGCGCCAGCAGGTGGGTGATCAGCTGCAGGGTCTTGCCCAGGCCCATGTCGTCGGCAAGCACGCCACCGGTGCCCGCTTCGGCCAGCGCGTTCATCCAGCGCAGGCCATCGCGCTGGTAACCACGCAGCTCGGCGTTCAGGCCCTCGGGCACGGCATCGCTGGCGCGCTCGGCGGCCTCGCGCAGGCGGCGGGTGAAGCCACGCAGGCGCTCGGGTGCCTCGAACGAACCGCCACTGGGCAGGGCCTGGGCGAGCTCTTCAAGGCGGCCCGCCTGCACGCGCGGCAGGTGCAACTGCTGGCGCGGCTTTTCCAGGTATTCGGCGAGCGGCGCGAGCAGGTCGCGCAGCTCTTTCAGGCGCACGGGCACGCGGCGGCGATCATCGACCGGGGCGTACCACACCGAATCTTCCGCTTCGCCCGGCGCGGGGCTGAGGCTCAGCTGGTGCTCGGCAAGCGCCTGGGCGACGGCAGGCAGCAGGTTCACCCGGCGGCCTTCCACCTCGATGCCGATCTCCAGGTCGAAGGCGCGGTCGGCATCGTCTTCGCGAGCCTGTCCGTACCAGTGCACGGGGCCCTCGAGCACTTCGAACGGGAAGCTGGGCGCGTACTCGAGCGCGAAGCCATCGGCTTCCAGCCTCGGTCGCAGCGCCAGCCAACGGGCCGGCGTATTCACCTCGAGCGCACCCGCATAGCCCTTGCCCGGGAAGAGCCAGGCATCTTCCGGCAGGGTGTCGGCCATGTCCCAGGGCAGGCCCTCGGTGTCCACCGCCGGGTTCAGGCCCACGGTCTCCAGGCTTTCCATGCTGGCCAGCTCTTCCGCGCGGCGACGCGCGATCTCGAGCAGCACGCCATTGCGAATGCGCCGGACCAGCGGCTCGCCGCCGCGCCCCGGAAGGCGCTCGCCGGCGTAGTCGAAGGACAGCCGGCCATAGGCCAGCGGCGGCGTGCCGGCGGCCAGGCGAGCGTGCCGGGTGAGCGCGTGCAGGGTCAGGATCGGGCGCGGGGATACCTCTGCGCGGCGCATCTCGCCAAAGACCTGCGGCGGCGGAACGCGGGGGCCCATGGCGGTGTCGCCCAGCCCCGCCACGAACACCGCGGTGCTCTCGGGCGGCAGCGTGGGCAGGTCGAGCCATGCGCTTTCGCCCTCGTCGCCTTCCAGCACGCCGACCTCGGCATGCTCGGCATCGAGGAACCAGAGCGAGCCCACGCGGAACAGCCGCTGGCTGGTGGCGACGTCGGGCAAAAGCTTCTGGCTTCCGTCTTTCTCAAGGCCCCAACGCCAGCGCAACGGCCGTGCCTCGCCCTGCGACAGGCGCAGGCCCGCGACGCCACCGAAGAAGCACGGCGCGGTGGCAAGGACGTCGGCCAGCAACTGGTCGCCGAGGGGCCCGGCAAAACGGGCGTAGCTGCGGCTCTTGCGCAAGGTCTGGGGCAAGCCCAGCACCGTCGCGGCAAGACGTTTCTCATCGACGCTCAGCGTGATGTCGGGCAGGTGACGGGCATCGAGGGGCAGCGGGCGCGTGTACCGGCCGTCCTCGCCCAGGGTGAGCAGGACCGGCGCCACGTCCAGCCGGGCGGCCGGTTCGTGGGCGTCGTTGATACCTTCCAGGAAAAAGCCCAGCACGGAGCGTTCCGCGACCGGCTTGGGCGCAACCCCGCCCAATGCCCGCTGCCATGCGACGGGAATGTCCCCCGCCGGGTCCGCTCGCCTGCGCTTGTCGTCCGGCTGATGCATCCGTATCGGTCCCGCCTGCGCGACCAAAACACGAAGCTTAGCAAAGGCCGCGTGGACTGCCCGTAGGACTTTTTACCCGGGACCGGCCCGGTTCAGCGAAGCGGGAGGTGGGCCGGCGCCGTCAGCCGCGCCGGCCGGCGAACAGGTCGACCGGGTATTCCGCCTTCTGCTCCCGGCCCATCAGGGTCCGGACGCCCTCTTCGGGGGTGACCTCGCCGTGCAACACGGCGCGGACAGCCGCGGAAATCGGCAGGTCCAGGCCGTGGAAGCCCGCCAGGCGCGCGACTTCGTCTGCCGTGACCACGCTTTCCACCACCTGGCCGATCTGCCGCACCGCCTCTTCCAGTGGAATCCCACGACCCAGGGCGAGCCCCAGCCGGCGATTACGCGACAGGTCGCCCGTGCAGGTCAGCACCAGGTCGCCCAGGCCGGCGAGGCCCATCAGGGTCTCGGCGCGTGCGCCCAGGGCGACGCCCAGGCGGAGCATCTCGTTCATGCCACGGGTGATCAGGCCGGCGCGGGCATTGAGGCCCAGCTCCATGCCATCGGCCACGCCGGTCGCCACGGCCAGCACGTTCTTCATCGCCCCGCCCAGCTCGGCGCCGAGGATGTCGTTACCGGTGTAGGCGCGGAAGTTCGGCGCGTGCAGCAGGACTGCCAGCTCCTTGCCGAACGCTTCGTCGGTCGCATGCACGGTGACGGCGCTGGGCAGGCCGGCGGTGACCTCGCGGGCGAACGACGGCCCGGTGACCACGGCCGCGGGACGGCCCGGGAGCTTCTGGTTGACCAGCTCGTGCAGGAACCGGCCAGTACCGGTCTCGAAGCCCTTGGTCGCCCAGGAAATCCGGGCGCCGGGGTCGAGCATCGGCACGATTTCGTCCAGCACCGACGCGAACGCGTGGCTGGGGACGACGATCAGGACGATGCCGGCACCGCGGACGGCGGCGGCCAGGTCGGCCTCGTAGGCCAGCTCGGGCGGCAGGTCCAGGTCGGGCAGGTAGCGCAGGTTGCGCCGGGCCGCGGCCATCTCGGCCAGGGCCACGGCGTCACGACCCCACAGGCGCGTGGGGACGTCGTTACGCGCCAGCAGGGCCGCCAGCGCGGTGCCCCAGGACCCGGCGCCGAGGACGGCGACGGTGGGTCGGGAGGGAGCGGTCACGATTTAGCTGTTGAGCGTGTGGGCACCGACGCCTTCGACCTGCTGGCGCTGCTGTTCGGCGTACAGGGCGTCGAAGTTGATCGGCTGCAGCAGGAACGGCGGGAAACCACCCTCCTGGATCATCGCCGAGACCATCTGGCGGCCGTAGGGGAACAGCAGGTTCGGGCAGTAGGAGCCGAGGATGCCGTCGCGGTCTTCGTCGGTGAAGCCGGCGATGCCGAAAATGCCGGCCTGGTGCACTTCGGCCAGGTAAGCCGTGCGGTCGCCCAGGGCGCAGGTCAGGGTCAGCGACAGGACCACTTCGAACTGGTCGTTGCCCAGGTCGACGGCCTTGTGGCCGAGGTTGAGCTGGACCTGCGGCTGCGCCTCGGTCTCGCCCATTTCCTGGAAGATCTGCGGCGCATTGGGCGCCTCGAACGAAGCGTCCTTGACGTAGATCTTCTGCAGCACGAGCTGCGGCTGGCCGGCCTGGCCGTTGGCGTTAAAGTCTGCCATGGGTCTGTTCCTCGGAAATGGGGCGTCGTGGTTGGGGAGCCGCGCCAGGGGCGCGAAAGCCGGGATTGTTTCACACAACCCACCCGGCCGCACATACCGGCTTGCGTGAAGGTGTAGGAATCTGGGAGAATGCCCGGCTTCCTTATGCCATCCCGCTTTGTCGGGCAGGTCCGTCATGCGATGCGGGCTTCGAAGTGGCGGAAGCGCTCCATTTCCAGCCATCGCTTGGCGTCCCCTACGAAGGGGTAGCCGCTGGGCCGTTGCCGTCCTGGCCAAAGGACGGTCAAAACGAATCTAAAGGAGGCCCACATGGCCCGTAGATGCCAAGTCACCAATAAGGGTGTGCAGACCGGTAACAACGTCTCGCACGCGAACAACAAGACCCGTCGCCGCTGGTTGCCGAACCTGCATGAGCGTCGCTTCTGGGTCGCCAGCGAGAACCGTTGGGTCAAGCTGCGCGTTTCGAACCATGCCCTGCGCACCATCGACAAGAACGGCATCGAAGCCGTGCTGGCCGACCTCCGTGCCCGTGGCGAGAAGATCTAAGGAGTCCGACTATGGCTGGCAAGCGCGACAAGATTCGCCTGATCTCCTCTGCGGGTACCGGGCACTTCTACACCACGGACAAGAACAAGAAGAACACGCCGGAAAAGATGGAGATCAAGAAGTACGATCCCGTCGTCCGTAAGCACGTGATCTACAAGGAAGGCAAGATCAAATAATTGATCTTCGAAAAACCCGCCGGAAGGCGGGTTTTTTTCTCCCGGATACGCGACGGATGCCTTCAGGATGAAACCCTACAGAACAGCCCTGGCGGCGACCTCGCTCGCCGCCGCCTCGATGCTGGCCCACGGCCAGCCCGCGCACCCGCGGTCGATCTGCGACATCGCCGATGCCGATGCGAATGGTGCCCTGACAATCCGGGCACACGTGACGCCGACCATGCACGCCGGCCTGCAGCTCACCGACACAAAGTGTCCGGGAAAGCTTCTCGAGCTGCGGGACAAGGCAGGCGATCCGGCGCAAAAGGACGCGCTGTCCAGGGCCTTCGCGGCGCGCCTTTACGAGCGCCCCTACGCGCTGGTCATCTCGGGACAGGTGCAAACCCTCGATGGACGCCGGGTATTCGTCGCCACCGGGATGGCCTACGAAGCGGGCAACCCATAAAAAAACGCTGCCGGATGGCAGCGTTTCTTCAATCGCAGCGCGGGACGATCACGCCCCGACGGCGGAGTATCCCTTCAGGCGCTGCGCGAACTGCTGCAACGAACGGATGCCGCTTTCTTCGGCTTCGCGGATCCACTGCTGCAAGGCGGTCAGGGCCTTGTCGGCGCCACGCTCTTCCATCAAGGCCACGAGGCGGGCGCGGAAATCGCAGACCGTCTGCAGGGCCGGGCGATTCGCCAGCGCGGCATGCATGCGCTCGCGGGCATCATTGTCGAGCCAGCGGCCACCGTCAGCCAGCGAACGACGCAGGCGGCGCGGGATGGCCTTCATGCGATCGCCCGCCGAACCCATCTCTTCGCGCATGGTCGGCAGGATCACGTTGCGGTAGTAATCCGTCGTCGCCTGGAAGCGCAGGGTCAGCACGCCCTTCAGCGTCTCGGCATCCGGCAGGTGCACGTTCGGGCGGATGTTCAGCGTCGGCGCGACGCGCAACACCTTGGCGAGGCGAACCGCACGCAGGGTGCAGATCGCGGCCCAGCCGATATCGAACTCCCACTTGCGCAGCGCGAACTTCGCCGAGCTGGGGAAGGCGTGGTGGTTGTTGTGCAGCTCTTCACCGCCGATCCAGAAGCCCCACGGCGAGATGTTCGTGGCCGTGTCGCTGCTCTCGAAATTGCGGTAGCCCCACCAGTGGCCGATGCCGTTGACGAAGCCGGCGGCCCAGAACGGAATCCAGAGCATCTGGATCGCCCACAGGGCCATGCCCACCACGCCGAACAGCGAGACATTGATGATGGCCATCAGCACGGGGCCCCAGTACGGGTGCTTGCCGAACAGGCGGCGCTCGAAGAAGTCGTCCGGGGTACCGCGACCGTACTTCTCCATGTCGGCCTTGTTGTAGCTGGCCTCACGGTAGAGCGACACGCCGTCGAGGAAGACCTTCCTGATGCCGAAGACCTGCGGGCTGTGCGGATCTTCCTCGGTCTCGACCTTGGCGTGGTGCTTGCGATGGATCGCGACCCACTCCTTCACGACCATGCCGGTGGTGAGCCAGCCCCAGAAGCGGAAGAAGCCATTGAGCGTCCAATGGAAATCGACGCCGCGGTGGGTGGCGCTACGGTGGTAGTACAGCGTCACCGTGAAGATGGTGAGCTGGGTGACCACGAGCATATAGACCACCATCTCGCCCCACGAAGCGCGGGTGAGGCCGTTGGCCAGGAAGTCGAGCACCGTGTCGAACATCGAGTCGTTACCACCGGGGTAGTGAAGGGAATATACAGGTGTGCAGTCTATATCCGGGATGCCATACCCACCAGCATGGAGTCCGGCAAATTGTGAAGCCCATGGTTGTGGGCCACGTGCCCCTTTCCGCACAATCGCCGGATGAAGACCCCTTACCCCGTTCAGCGATGTGAAATGCGCCGTGCACGATGCCCGCAGGTTCCTGCGCATTGCGCGCCATTCGGCGACATAACCGCATGATCAGGACCGCGTTGCTGAACGTTAAGGGGATTTCCCGACGCCGCGCAGGCCGTCCCGCTGTCACGGACGTCTCTTTTTCCCTGAACCGTGGTGAAGTCCTCGGCCTGCTCGGCGTCAATGGGGCGGGCAAATCCACCACCTTGCAGATGCTCGCGGGCGCCCTGCGTACCGATGCCGGCACGATCTCGCTGGATGGCCAGGACTTCGTGGCGCAACCCGGGATCGCCCGGGGGCTGGTCGGATGGCTGCCCGAGAGCGCACCGCACTGGCCGGAACTCTCGGTCGAGGAACACCTGAAGGCCTTCGCGACGCTTCGTGGGATGTCGCGCGCCGCGGCCCGCGACGCGGCAAGCCGCATCATCGAGCGCCTGCAGCTGGGCGACCTGCGTCGCCGTCTCGCCGGCGTGCTGTCCCAGGGCCAGCGGCAACGGCTTGGCCTGGCCTGCGCACTGGTCCACGAGCCGGCGCTCGTGATCCTCGACGAACCCGCCAACGCGCTGGATCCGGTCCAGGTCGGCGAACTGCGCAAACTGATTCGCGAGCGCGCGGCGGCTGGCAGCGCCGTGATCCTGTCCACCCATGTGCTGGCCGAAGTGGTGGCCGTGTGCGATCGCGTGGCCATCCTGCACGAGGGGCGCCTGCGTCACGACGCCCCGCTGGGTGGCGACGGCGGCAAGGCACTGGATGCCAGCTTCTTCGCGATCGCCACGGGAGCGAGCGCATGAGCCTGGCCGCCATGACCCGTCTCGAACTGCGCCGGCTCGCGGTGCGCCCGCTCGCCTGGGCACTGGCCGCCCTGACCATTGCGTGGCTGGCCTGGACCTTCGTCCTCGGCCTGGGCCAGTTCGTCGGCTTGCAGGTAAAACTCGCCGCCTCGGCCGACGCGCCGGGCTTCACCGACTTCGTCGCGATCCCCCTGCTCGCCGAACTGGTCAAGCTCTCATTCCTTGTCGTGCCGCTGATGACCATGTCGCTGCTGGCCGGCGAACGTCGCACCGGCACCCTATCGCTGCTGGCGTCCACCGGCCTGCCGGCGTGGCGCATCGTGCTGGGCAAATACCTGGCCGTGCTCGCGTGGCTCGGCCTGTGGCTGCTGGCGACCCTGGCCATGCCGCTCATCGTCGGCGGCAGCAGTACGGCGGACTGGGGCAAGCTGGCCGCCGCGACGCTGGGCACCGCATTGATGCTGGCGACGCTGGCCGCGATCGGCCTGGCCTGCTCCGCCGCGACGGCGTTCCCGGCGATCGCCGCTGCGATGGCACTGATCATCACCCTCGCCCTGTGGACCATCGATCGCGGCGCACAGGCCGCCGGCGTCAGTGGCGGCTTCCTCGAATGGCTGACCATGGCCACGCACCTGCAGAACCTGTTGCGCGGGCTGGTCACCTCGGAAGACGTCATCTGGTTCGTCCTCGCCATCGCGCTTGCCCTGGCCCTTGCCATCCGCCGCCTCGGCGGCGAACGGGAGCGCCAGTGATGCGCCGCCTCGACCGCTGGTTCATCGTCATTGGGCTGTTCGTGGCCGCAGGCTGCATCGGCTTCCTCAGCTCCCGCCACGTGTGGACATCCGACTGGACAAGCGGCGCCCGCGCGAGCCTCGCGCCGGAAAGCGTGGCCGTGCTGGCGAAGCTGCCGGGCAAGGTCGACGTCGTCGGCCATCTGTCACCGACGGGCCCGCTGCGCGAGCAGACGGCCGCGATCATCGAGCGCTACAGCCGCGAAAAGAGCGACCTGAAACTGTCCTTCGTCGACCCCGACAAAGACCCGGCGGCATCACGCCAGCTCGGCATCAGTGGCGCGGGCGCCCTCCTGCTTCGCTACCGGGGCCGCGAAGAGCGCGTCGAAAGCCCGATCAACGAGCGCAATCTTTCCAATGCGCTTGAACGACTGGCGCGTGGCGGCGAGCGCGTCGTCGCCTTCGTCACCGGCGACGGCGAACGCCAGGCCGATGGCATCGCCAACGCGGACTACGGCGTATTCATGCGGCAGATGGAACGCCGCGGCATGCGCGCGGTGCCGCTGAATTTCAGCCAGACCCAGGGCGTACCCGAGCACACCGACCTCGTGGTGCTGGCCAGCCCCGTGGCTGGACTGCCCGCGGCGGCCGTCGCCGCACTGGTCGACTACGTGCACGGCGGTGGCAACCTGCTGTGGCTTACCGAGCCTGGCAACAACGACCTGGGCACCGGTGCGCTCGCCGACGTGCTCGGCGTACGCGTCCTGCCTGGCGTACTCGTCGACGGCCAGGGCAGCACGCTCAGCGTGCAGGACCCGCGCATCGTCGTGGTGGCCGACTACCCGTTCCACGCCATTACCCGCGGCTTCCGCGATACGACGCTGTTCCCGCAGGCCTCGGCGCTGGCCCAGGTTTCCGACCACGACTGGGCCGTGGTGCCGTTCCTGCGCTCCGGCGAACGTAGCTGGACCGCCTTTGGTGGCATCGACAACGACAAGCCGTCGACCATCGCATTCCATCCCGAGGCGGGCGAGCTGAAGGGCCCGCTCGACTTCGGCTTCGCGCTGAACCGGTTGTCGCCCAGCCCGGCGAAGGCCGAGCAACGCGCAGTGGTGATCGGCGATGGCGACTTCCTGTCGAACACCTACGTCGGCAACGGTGGCAACCGCGCGCTCGGTGAGCGGATCTTCAACTGGCTGCTGGGCGACGACGTGCTGGTCAACCTGCCTGCGCGCGGCGCACCCGATCGGGTGATCGCACTGTCGCAGGACGGCCTCAGCGCGCTGACCTTCGGTTTCCTCATCGCGCTGCCCGCCCTGCTGCTCGCGACGGGCGGCTTCATCGCCTGGCGCCGCCGGAGGCGCTGAGCATGCGCGCGCGGCTCATCGGCATCGTCGTCGTGCTCGCGCTGGTCGGTGCGGTCGCTTGGCAGATCTTTGCCGACCAGGCCGACGCGCAGGCGCATACGCTCACCGCGCTCGATCCGGCCGCGGTCAGCCGCGTCGCCATCGACATGAAAGGGCTGCCCCCGCAGCAGTTCCAGCGCCAGGGCGACGGCTGGAGCGGCAACGACCAGGGCCGCCCGGCCGAACTCGCGCAACTGGCGGCGACGCCGGTGGCCGAATGGAAGCCCGCCCGCGATTTCGATCTCGCGAAGCTGGGCCTGTCGCCACCCATCGCCGTCCTCACCCTGGACAACGTCCGCATCGAATACGGCGACATGGCCGCGCTGGGCCGGCAGCGCTACGCACGCGTCGGCGACCGCATCGCCTTCATCCCCGCCGAAGCCCTGCCCCGCGCGCCCCGCACCCAATCCCTGCCCACCCAGCTAAAACCCACCTCCGCCTCCCCCCTGTAGGAGCGCGCCCGCGCGCGACCGAGACACCAAATCCCTCCACCCATCGCTGCCAACCAACCCCACCCCGGCTTGCCCCAGC
This window harbors:
- a CDS encoding DUF4340 domain-containing protein codes for the protein MRARLIGIVVVLALVGAVAWQIFADQADAQAHTLTALDPAAVSRVAIDMKGLPPQQFQRQGDGWSGNDQGRPAELAQLAATPVAEWKPARDFDLAKLGLSPPIAVLTLDNVRIEYGDMAALGRQRYARVGDRIAFIPAEALPRAPRTQSLPTQLKPTSASPL